GGGAACTGATATTGGGTATACTGGTGGTGGAGACGGAACTTCATTTTTCTATGAAGAAGAAGGAAACAGTAGAGGGTTTTTATTCAATGTTGATAGTACCCCAGAATGGGCAACCAGCTTGGGTTTGAATGACCTTAACACACTACTCGACCCAACAGTTATTGCGATATTTGGTATATTTATAACTCTTTTGGGAACTGTTGCCCAAATGGCAAGAGGAAGATAATTTATTAATATTAATGTATAATGTTTAAAAACTTGTAATGGGAGAATCAAATGAGCGTTTTAATAGGAGCAATAAAAGCATTATTTCGAATGTTGAAAAGATTAATTGCAACAGCCTTTGTTTCAGCACCTTTCCTAGGTGGAGGAGGTTACTCCTGGATTGAAGAGATATTACCTCAATGGGCTGCATTCTCTCTTATGGGTGTTGGAATATTCCTTTTGATGTTTGGAACTTATGTCAGTCTTATGTCGGCTTTCCCCACACCTTCACTAGTTGCCGGTGAAAGCGTCCTTGTACAAAGACGTCCAAGCATGAAACCTGCTTTTGCAAGAATGTTTATGGGTTTTCCAATAATATGTGTTGCAGTTTATATGTTTGGATATACCATGCTTCCTTATCTATATCCTTCAGTAATTTTAATTATAGGTTTATTTTATTTCTTTAAAGGAACAATGAAGTACCTAAGAAACTTACACTTAAGTTACACTGTTACAGACAGAAGAGTTGTACAAATGTATAAGTTCCTTACTTTAAATACTGCCGAACTTCCTGTTGCAAGATTAATTTCAATCTCTGAAAGCCGTAACTTTTTTGAATTATTAACTGGGCGAGGTAGTGTCATAGCAGCAAGTGGTATTGGGCGTGATCAAACTATCAAAATGGAAGAGATAGATAACCCTGCACCAGTCGCAGAAACACTACGTGGATTGCTTAACGCCGCATAATAACAGTGTTTAAAACAAATTTAATGCATTTTCACTGATAAGGTTATAATGATAAACATCTACGCTTCGAAAAATATTGGCCAGAGATCACTTAATACCTTTTTTTTCATACTTATTACTATAATTTTCTATAGTTATTCTTTTTCAGCCACAGTCGAAGCTGGTTATTCAGAACAACCACAATCATTGGTAGCAATAGAAGATCCTGTTCTAGAAAACTGGATACGTAACCGTTTAAACAAACCTAATGGTGAAATAACAGCAAGTGATTGGCTGGGTATAACAGAA
The SAR202 cluster bacterium DNA segment above includes these coding regions:
- a CDS encoding PH domain-containing protein encodes the protein MSVLIGAIKALFRMLKRLIATAFVSAPFLGGGGYSWIEEILPQWAAFSLMGVGIFLLMFGTYVSLMSAFPTPSLVAGESVLVQRRPSMKPAFARMFMGFPIICVAVYMFGYTMLPYLYPSVILIIGLFYFFKGTMKYLRNLHLSYTVTDRRVVQMYKFLTLNTAELPVARLISISESRNFFELLTGRGSVIAASGIGRDQTIKMEEIDNPAPVAETLRGLLNAA